The window GAACACGTCCGTGCCGAAGGAAGCCAGGAGGGTAGAATGCGGACAGACTGTCGTGATCACAGCCCAAGTCGTTTTGGCTGTTGTATTCCGGCCGAAGGGTAAAGAGCAGTTCACTACGCGATACCTGTGCCACGGCCTTCAAGCATGCGTGCAGCTTGCCTTTAGCCACCACGGACCTACCGATGAAGTCGATGAGCATGCCTAGGCCGAAGGTTTCCTTCAAGTCTTCCTTGAGGAAGTCAGCTACACGAAATTCCGTGTTGGTAAGACCGTAATCTAGAGCCAGAAGACGGCAACCGGCGACAACTGCTGGATCGATGTCCACGCCAAGAACCCTGGCCGCTCCACCCTGTGCCGCCAGGAGTGAGTAGGCGCCAAGGTTGCAGCCAAGGTCGACGATGCTTCTGCCTGTCAACTCGACTCCATGCAATGTCTCTGGAAGTATGTCGGGAAATTTACCGCCGCCTCGACGCAACAGCTTGCCTGCATGATCACGCACCGGGCGCCAGACGCTTTCAGCAGGCAGGCTCCCGATGTACCGCTCCAATTCGTTCGGTTCAAATTCCATGCTGGCCGCTCTCCTGGTTTTTTCCAGACATCCCGCAGCGTACGCTAATTCCGCGTCAGGTTTCCTGGAACCCCGGCGGTAGTCTTAAGTTTACACTGAAAACACGGGATTGCCACGGTATTCTGATAATATGGTCAAGTTCTTGCAAACTACCTGGATAGAGCTCCAATGGCCTGTGCGGGGGATTTGTGCTTCATGATTGGAAAAGTAATCGCGTTATCCAGCGATATCCATGTAGAAGGGCTCGCATAATAAAAAGATGTTCAGTTCTGAAGCGTTAGTGTGAGAAGAAGCAATGCGAAACTAGTATTGCGTTTTTTCCACTTGAAAATGGGGAAATGAAAGGTCATTCATCTGGAAAGAGAAGCAAGCATAAGGCGATGGCCAGCGATGGAGAGCCGGTCCGCTATGGGTGGGAGCATGCATGCCGTGTAAGGCGAGCGTGCGGTCGACTGTGCTTGGTAATTTCGTGCATGAGCGGCATGACATAGTTTTCTTCACGACAGGAATCCGAGCAGGTGATGCAATTGGGCGTACAGGGCATGGCGTTTGCCGAGGCGGGTAAAAAACGATCCCTCAAGCCGCTTGGCGAGGCGCTCGAAAGTGTGGCCAAGGCCGTTGGCAAGGCAATTGAGGGCCGAGAGACGGATTTTCTTGCGTTGGGGACTAGACTTCAGGAATTTACTCGCTCCGTACTTGATTTGACGCGTCAGGCCTCGGATCTCGCAGGGTTAACTTCGGGAGACGAACTGGACAGAAGAGTCGGGGAATTGTCTGCCGAGCTTGAGCGCATGCGCAACCTAGTGGGCCGGGATTCTTCAGGCCAGAGCCTGCGGGAACTCGATTCCATCCTGGAGGTTTCCCGTAAGCTTAAAGCACTCAGCCAGGACTTCCGGCGCATCGTCAAAAAACTGCAAATGCTTGGCATATCGACGCGCATCGAGAGCGCCAGGCTTGGTAGCATGGGGCGGGGGTTCACCACCCTGGCCGACGATGTGGAAAAGCTGGCCCACACCATTGTTGCGCATTCATCCCAGATAACTCAAAAGGCTGAATCCTTGTGTGAGCTTGTAGCTTCGGTGCGCGAACGGACTACATCCATTCTGGACATGCAGCAGACATGTTCGACCGACATTTTTTGCGGCATCGAAGACAACCTGCGCTCGCTGGTGGACTTGACGCACAAGTCCGCACAGGTATCGTCCGAGTTGCCGGACAAGGCTCGCAACATTTCCGCCGAGATCAGCGAGGTCGTCTCATCCCTGCAGTTTCATGATATCGTGCGCCAGCAGGTTGAGCATGTTGCCGAGGCCTTGGAAGAGGGCTTAGGGCTGCTTCAACCACACCTTGCCAAAGCTGAGCTTGAGCCTGAGGGCAAGGATTTGGTGAGTTGGGTAGCCGACGTCTGTACCCTGCAAGCTTCCCAACTACATAACGCAGCCGGTCAGTTTTCCTCTGCTCTGGAGTGCTTGAGTGAGCATATGGGGGGCATAGCGCGGCACGCCGTTGCGTTGAGTAGCTCTTTAGCGCTGTCCGTCTCGGCCGATAGAGGGTCTGGGGTTAGTGTCCTAGACCAGATTGAGCAAGGCGTCGGAGACATCACCGAGTCCATGCGTGAATATGCCAGCCAGGGCGAGGCCGTGGGCGGGATCATGAGCGATGTTGCCAACACCATCGCTGAAATGTCAGCTTTCGTTAGCGACATTGAAGACGTGGGTGCGGAAATCGAGCTTATTGCTCTGAACGCGAGCGTCAAGGCTGCGCACACCGGAGATGAAGGCAAGGCCTTGGGCGTGTTGGCACAAGCCATTCAGCATCTTTCCGTGGAAGCCAGAGATCAGACAGAGGCTGTATCTTCTGTTCTCGTGCAGATTTCCACTGCTTCCGAGGCATTGCTCCGCAATGCCGATGCTTCTATTGACCGCGGGCAGGTGGCTGCCATGATCGCGCGTATGGGCGACCTGACGGGCAGCTTGCGCAACATTAGTGAACGGGTTGGCTCTGGGCTGGCGACTATCGGCACTTCGGTGGGAGACTTGGCCAACTCCATTGAAGATACGGTGGAGGGTCTGACGTTCCATCACGATGTAGCTCACAAGCTCGAGGAATCCAAAGCCAGACTGGAGCAGGCCGGTCAGGAAGCTAGACATATCGTCCCGCACAGTGATGATGCACTGCGTTCGGAGCGGCTCAGGGCTATGCTCGACAGATATACCATGGATGCCGAGCGCATCATTCACATGAGCACCTTTGGTCACTCTGGTCAGACTCTGGAGAACTCCAATAGCTTTCAACCTGCAGCGTGCGTGACGAGTCTTGATCGAACCAAAAAAGCGGCTCCAAGTGGCAGTGACGATCTCGGTGACAATGTGGAGCTATTTTAGGGCATTTTTGCGCAAGTCTGATGTCCTACCTACGAACTTGCATAAATGCACAAAGCAAGATATTTAAGCTTTATAAATGGCTAGCTCGTAGAGATTGGCGAAAGGCATTGCAAGAAAAGCTTTAATTGACTTTTGATGTCTCAAGTAACGAAACATATTTGCAATGTCTGGCATCGCTCTAAGGAACTATTCTATAGTCGCCATGGCCTTGTCCACGGCAAGAGATTGTGAACAATAGTTGACGAATGGCCCAGCGCAACAACGCAGGGAGAGAAATATGGGTGACTGCGAAAAAGTGGACGATCGACTTGTCTTGAGTGGAGAGTTCACCATTGAGCATGCGGCGGACCTCAAGGCGTTTCTGGCTGAGGCCGCGGCTGCCGGTGGGCCGGGGCTTGTGGATCTCACCCAGGTTACCAGGGCAGGCATCTCTTTGTTTCAGTTGCTGATTTCTTTCGCCACGACCATGGAAGCGTCGGGATTCGATGTCCGTTTCACCGGTCTGAATGAATATCTCACATCGCTAGCTGAAACCGCCGGGGTGCGCGATGCCCTGGCGCCGCACATCGCAGAGGGAGGATGAGCCGGATGGCCAAGACGATCATGACCGTGGATGATTCCGCCAGCGTCCGCCAGATGGTCAGCTTCACGCTGAAGAATGAAGGGCACACCGTTATCGAGGCGGTGGATGGCAAGGATGCCCTGGGCAAGCTCAAAGGTCAGGTGGACATGATCATCACCGATTTGAACATGCCTAACATGGATGGCATTGAGCTTATCAAGCAGGTTCGCGCCCAGGCGACCTATAAATTCATACCAATCATCATGCTGACTACTGAATCCCAGGCCGAGAAGAAGCAAGATGGCAAGGCCGCCGGTGCTACGGGCTGGATAGTCAAGCCATTCAAACCCGAGCAACTTCTCGCGGTGGTGAACAAGGTCCTGCGCTAAGCGGGACAGCGACCTGTCGCGCGCCCAGAGTTGTTGCCTGAAGCAACGCAGGGATTGCAGACAGGGAAGCGAGGAATCCATGTCCCGTGACGATCTTAACAGGCTGGCATTCAAGGAGGAGGCGCACGACCTTCTCTCGGAGTTGGAAAGCGCTCTGCTAGAATTGGAGGCGACCCCCGACGACCGCGAGACCATTGATCGTGTCTTTCGGGCCATGCACACCATCAAAGGCTCTGGCGCCATGTTCGGGTTCGACGACATCGCCAGGTTCACCCATGAGGTGGAAACCGTTTTCGATTTGGTGCGTAACGGTCAACTTGCGGTCAGTAAAGAGTTGCTCGATCTGACATTGGTCGCCCGGGACAGAATCATGGCCATGCTTAGCGGCTCTGAATCGGGAATTGATCAGGACCCTGCCGCCTCGCAGCGCATCGTCAAATCGCTGAAATCCCTTTTAGGGCAAGCCGGAGTCTTTGCGTCCCTCCCGGAGCCAAAGCCCGAGTCCAGTATCCAACCCCCGACTGCCGTGAATGAAGATGCTGAAATTTTCCGCATCCACTTTAAGCCTCCCAGAAATGTTTTCTTGTCTGGCACTGACCCGCTGGCACTTTTGGAGGAACTCGCAGCGCTCGGCACATGCAAGGTTACGGCGCACCTGGATGATGTTCCCGTTTTATCCGCCTATGAACCGGATGCCTGCTACGCTTGGTGGAATGTGATCATCGTCACCAGGGCAGGGCGGCAGGCGCTGCAGGATGTCTTCATCTTTGTCGAGGACGACAGCGAGATCTCGATTGACAAGGTAGAGCCCGGCTTGAATGTCGAGGTCAACGGCGAGCACAAGAAGCTGGGCGAGATACTTGTCGATCGAGGCGACATAACCGAGGAGGACTTGCTCAAGGCTTTGGGCAGCCAGAAGCGCATTGGTGCGATCCTCACCGAGAGCGGTATTGTCAGCCCGGCGCAAGTGGCCTCGGCTTTGGCCGAACAAGCCGCACTTAAGGACGGACGGGGCGCGCGCAAGCCCCAGGAGTCTGTTTCCAGCATTCGCGTGGCGGCCGAAAAGTTGGATAAGCTGGTGGACCTTGTTGGCGAGCTGGTCATTGTTCAGGCCCAGGTTAATCAGTATGTGGTCCAGCGTAAGGACCCATACTTGGCTGCTTTGTCGGAGCAATTGGGGCGGCTTTCGGACGAGTTGCGCGATAGCACTCTGGGCATCCGCATGTTGCCGATCGGCACAACTTTCAGCAAGTTCAAGAGACTCGTTAGAGACCTATCGGACGCTTTGGGCAAGGAGATAGAGCTGGAGACGGAAGGCGCCGAAACTGAATTGGATAAGACAGTCATTGAGCGCTTTGGCGATCCACTGGTGCATCTTCTGCGCAATTCCATCGATCATGGCATCGAGCTTCCAGCCGAGCGGCTGGCTCAGGGCAAGCCTCGCCATGGGACCATCAAGCTCACAGCCGAGCACTCGGGCGGCGACGTGCTAATCCGCATCTTCGATGATGGCAAGGGCTTGGATGCGAAAACC is drawn from Desulfocurvibacter africanus subsp. africanus DSM 2603 and contains these coding sequences:
- a CDS encoding response regulator, with amino-acid sequence MAKTIMTVDDSASVRQMVSFTLKNEGHTVIEAVDGKDALGKLKGQVDMIITDLNMPNMDGIELIKQVRAQATYKFIPIIMLTTESQAEKKQDGKAAGATGWIVKPFKPEQLLAVVNKVLR
- a CDS encoding STAS domain-containing protein yields the protein MGDCEKVDDRLVLSGEFTIEHAADLKAFLAEAAAAGGPGLVDLTQVTRAGISLFQLLISFATTMEASGFDVRFTGLNEYLTSLAETAGVRDALAPHIAEGG
- a CDS encoding methyl-accepting chemotaxis protein, yielding MQLGVQGMAFAEAGKKRSLKPLGEALESVAKAVGKAIEGRETDFLALGTRLQEFTRSVLDLTRQASDLAGLTSGDELDRRVGELSAELERMRNLVGRDSSGQSLRELDSILEVSRKLKALSQDFRRIVKKLQMLGISTRIESARLGSMGRGFTTLADDVEKLAHTIVAHSSQITQKAESLCELVASVRERTTSILDMQQTCSTDIFCGIEDNLRSLVDLTHKSAQVSSELPDKARNISAEISEVVSSLQFHDIVRQQVEHVAEALEEGLGLLQPHLAKAELEPEGKDLVSWVADVCTLQASQLHNAAGQFSSALECLSEHMGGIARHAVALSSSLALSVSADRGSGVSVLDQIEQGVGDITESMREYASQGEAVGGIMSDVANTIAEMSAFVSDIEDVGAEIELIALNASVKAAHTGDEGKALGVLAQAIQHLSVEARDQTEAVSSVLVQISTASEALLRNADASIDRGQVAAMIARMGDLTGSLRNISERVGSGLATIGTSVGDLANSIEDTVEGLTFHHDVAHKLEESKARLEQAGQEARHIVPHSDDALRSERLRAMLDRYTMDAERIIHMSTFGHSGQTLENSNSFQPAACVTSLDRTKKAAPSGSDDLGDNVELF
- a CDS encoding methyltransferase domain-containing protein produces the protein MEFEPNELERYIGSLPAESVWRPVRDHAGKLLRRGGGKFPDILPETLHGVELTGRSIVDLGCNLGAYSLLAAQGGAARVLGVDIDPAVVAGCRLLALDYGLTNTEFRVADFLKEDLKETFGLGMLIDFIGRSVVAKGKLHACLKAVAQVSRSELLFTLRPEYNSQNDLGCDHDSLSAFYPPGFLRHGRVQVLEYAAEILKQDWEISVDCPGRFREHNLKTRVRAFRKSSSDSK
- a CDS encoding chemotaxis protein CheA; this encodes MSRDDLNRLAFKEEAHDLLSELESALLELEATPDDRETIDRVFRAMHTIKGSGAMFGFDDIARFTHEVETVFDLVRNGQLAVSKELLDLTLVARDRIMAMLSGSESGIDQDPAASQRIVKSLKSLLGQAGVFASLPEPKPESSIQPPTAVNEDAEIFRIHFKPPRNVFLSGTDPLALLEELAALGTCKVTAHLDDVPVLSAYEPDACYAWWNVIIVTRAGRQALQDVFIFVEDDSEISIDKVEPGLNVEVNGEHKKLGEILVDRGDITEEDLLKALGSQKRIGAILTESGIVSPAQVASALAEQAALKDGRGARKPQESVSSIRVAAEKLDKLVDLVGELVIVQAQVNQYVVQRKDPYLAALSEQLGRLSDELRDSTLGIRMLPIGTTFSKFKRLVRDLSDALGKEIELETEGAETELDKTVIERFGDPLVHLLRNSIDHGIELPAERLAQGKPRHGTIKLTAEHSGGDVLIRIFDDGKGLDAKTIFTKAVEKGLVSPDAELSEKEIFNFIFAPGFSTAKAVTNVSGRGVGMDVVKQAIDSLRGSIDIASNKGLGTTITIKLPLTLAIIDGLQVQVENEFYVIPLSLVEECVELIGTKGNGRREQRIIHLRGEVVPYIRMREWFDISGTAPEIEQVVITSQGDNRVGIVVDHVIGEHQTVIKSLGRVYREVEGISGATIKGDGSMALILDIPRLVRSVLESCT